In the Sarcophilus harrisii chromosome 3, mSarHar1.11, whole genome shotgun sequence genome, one interval contains:
- the LOC105749847 gene encoding transcription factor 15-like, producing MRSQSEERESSSSSSSSSSDSSSSNSRSKRTRESPNLEKFQRVQGKKKRKGIRVVGLSQQRQAANARERDRTHSVNSAFTALRTLIPTEPADRKLSKIETLRLAASYISHLANVLLFPPESLGGRQDHPPLHYLPCLRDSEGGAGGRSVGAPRPICTFCLSHQRRVVRMAPHFSRKRK from the coding sequence ATGAGGTCCCAGTCGGAGGAGCGggagagcagcagcagcagcagcagcagtagcagcgacagcagcagcagcaatagcagaaGTAAGAGGACGCGGGAGTCCCCAAACCTCGAGAAGTTCCAGCGCGTCCAGGGCAAGAAGAAGCGCAAAGGGATCCGTGTGGTAGGCTTGAGTCAGCAGCGGCAGGCGGCCAACGCCCGGGAGAGAGACCGCACTCACAGCGTCAACAGCGCTTTCACTGCACTCCGTACCCTCATCCCCACAGAACCGGCAGATCGCAAACTCTCTAAAATCGAGACCCTGCGCCTGGCAGCCAGCTACATCTCCCATCTGGCAAATGTGCTTTTGTTCCCACCCGAGTCCCTTGGGGGTCGCCAGGACCACCCGCCGCTGCACTATCTGCCCTGCCTGCGGGACAGCGAAGGGGGTGCTGGTGGCAGAAGCGTAGGAGCCCCGCGGCCCATCTGCACCTTCTGCCTCAGTCATCAGAGGAGGGTGGTAAGGATGGCCCCTCActtctccagaaaaagaaaatga